The nucleotide window CTCTGCGACACTCGGGGTTCCCGGTGGTCAGGAGGGTTCGAGACAAAGCATGGATGCTAATAGCACCCTCAATCGGCGTTCGTTCACTGCACTAGGGAAGGATCTGGCGACGAGAgaggagggcgagagcggccgCGAGCATGCCGCGAGAATCATACAGAAACTTGACCTTCATCGCAAGACCACGTTCGGCGCAGGTGTCGAACCCGGCCCTGCGACACCAGCAAatccgggcggcggcatcgcgagCCTCATATCGGCCAGCCACAACCTCTTGCCCGTTCATCCTAGCTTGACAAGCGCCTCTTCCAAGCAATCAAGTAGTGGATTCATGCTTACCCTTGACAACGTGCCGGGCTCACTCGCTCCGCCCACGCTTGCGAGGCCGCCCACGATGACGCACCTTAGCCGGACGgccgtggtcgtggccgGAGAGCGCGGCTCCATTaccagcagccgcaagcTCCCGACCTCAATCGTGGCCAATTTCTGGGGCAGCAACGTGTGGGCAACGATGAACGCTCCGGAGCAGCCAGTCCTGCcgcggctggacgacgacgatcccatcggcgtcgtggtgccCGAAAGTTCACAGACGTCTCTAGGCAAGGCCgcggaggagcaggccgACAGACCCTTCCCCCGAAACTATCCGCCGGAGCTGAGAGCACAGAATGCGCAATTCCGACTTCTCTTCCCGGACGCACCTCCCGGAGAGAGGCTGGTGCTCGTCTTCCGAGCCGCGTGGACAAGCTCCATGGAGCGGGACTCTCCCAACGAGACCCTGTCAGGCGAGGGCAGAATCTTTGTCACGCCAGACAACATGTACTTTTATAGCCAGCAAATGGGGCTTGTAACGGCGTACAGCATACACTTGGACATCATCACCGAGgtcacgacggccgccgggaAGGACTGCGACTTCATTTTCCTGCACCTTGGCCAGGACACCAACGAGACGGGCTACACTCGGATAACGCTCAAGGTGTTCTTGGACGACCTCAATCTGCTGCATACGCGGCTCAACTTCCTCATCGACAACTTGCAGGCGGAAGAACCCCTGAACACAGAAGGCCTCATCTCGGCactcgtcaacgtcgacaGGGACGAGTTTGACAAGCCGAGTCCGAGCGCCGACAGCTGGGAAGAAgtgtcctcgacgacgcccataGACGACGGGACGTCGTTTGGCAGACCCGTGGGGCGTCACCACGGccatcagcatcaccaccaccacggctACCACCAGCTCGGGCACCACGCGCACGTGGGTACGTCCAAGCCTCGCCTCAGACTTTCGCAAAAGCTGCATCTTCCTTCGCAGCCCGTCGAGTACGAGCCAGAGGGCATGGCGGAAATGGCTGCCGACCGTCACTTTGAGATCAGCGCCAAGGCGTGTTTCCACGTGCTCTTTGGAGACAAGAGCTTTGTCTTTCCGAAGTTGTACTTTGAGCGCAGGGCGCAGCAGATTGCGCAAGGCCCGTGggtgctcgtcgaccagggACGCATGCGCCGGGACTTTCACTTCAAGGTCGACTACGTGGACATGCTTGGGCGGTCCAAGTCGGAAGACGTGGATGATTGCCAGACGATTGACGTCTACAGCGATCACGTCACGTACGTGGTTACGCACACCAAGACGGCCTGGCATCTACCACATTCGCGAAGCTTCAAGGTGGTGACCAAGATTGTCATTACGCATGTGGCCAAGTCGAAGTGCAAGCTCGCAATCTTCGTCGGGATCGACTGGTCCAAGGCGCCCGCGCTGTCCAAGAACCTGGTGGAGCGTCAGGCGCTGCACGACGcggccaacgacgccgaggagctggccgagctggcgACAGACCAGGTTCGCAAGCTCGGCCCGCGAAGCCGCACCAACCGAGCCATCCAGGTGTacggccatgtcggccagcAGACTCAGGTGGTGCTGTTttcgccggccgcgacggacTCTACCAAGAAGCAGGCCATCTCGCCGCGCACGCTGACGGCAATGCTTCTCGAGACCGTCAGGTCATTTGCGGAGAGCGCCGTCTCGTCACTCATCATGTGGGCATTCGCGGCGCTGAAGAAGCTGTTTGGGGTCATCTCGGCGCAACGGGTCATTCTCTTGCTGCTGGGGTTGAGCGCGCTGGTCAACGTGCTGCTGACGTCGACGGAGTCTTCGACGTGGTGGAAGGagaggagcgcggcgaggttCATGCGGACAATGGGTGTCGCGCCAAATCCCATGATGAGCAGAGCAATATACTTTGCGGACCTGGACCGGGcttcgggggcggcgggcaacgaGCCGACGTTCCCGGCCAACAGCACGTGCTTTGAGACGTACAAGGAGCTCCTTGACgcgacggccatggacgcgCCCTGGGAGGACGCAGGCGCggcgttgacgtcgtcgtcgagccgtgcgacggcgcgccggctgcggcggacgcggcAGAGGCTCGGGTCGTACCGACACGACCTGCTGGTGGCGATGCGCGTGGTCAACAGCATCGAGAGAGAGATGCTGCAATCTGAGTGGGAGAATTGGCTCATCAACGAGAAGTCTTTGTGTGACGGCTTGGACTCGCTGCTCGAGAAGGGCAGACCCAGGGgcgcggacaaggcggcACGGGACGGGTCATCGACGCAGAAGGTTCTGGGCTCGctggacaagggcaagaaggaggcTCTCGAGGAGTGGAGAAAGGGCCACTGCGGGAGCTGTCGACGGGATTTGGAGGCTGTGATGAAGGAGAGGATGGTCAACCACCTGTGAGGCGGGGATGGTTATGAGCCTGTACTACTTCGTTCTTGGTCCAGCGATGTACTTAGATAATGGACGCTGGACGCTGGACGctggacgacggcctcgacgcacAATCCGTCTGccttgcagcagcaaggtGCCGCAGCCTCTCTCAACCATGGCAGCAGATTTTGCATCCCAAATGTGCGCCCAGATGTCCAAgttggaggagctggacTTGATACCGTCTCGCGCGGCTTACCCTGCACTGCACAGAGTGGTGATGATATGCGCACGCGATCAGTCGACTGACTGCCAATGGGCGCGCCACGGCACGACGGGTGGTGTCGTCGAATGCACGAGATTCCTGCTTTCTTGCATTTGCTTAGCTAGCGCAGTCCGGAACCCCCGAGCGCGGCcgaccatgatgatgatgatgatgctgatggaTCGCGATGTGGGCGCTGACTAACGCGGGTGATACGCAGTGACGTCAAAGAGGCGCACCAACATACTGTATAGTGagaacccccccccgcggGATCCGCGAGTACACCCACAAGGGAACGCAGCGAGTGGTGTTTTCTTGCCATTACAACTCCGAATAGCCCCCCCTGCGAATTGCTTCCTTCCCTTATCCGCCGACGCACACTCTTCAAAACTGCCTTGAACTATAATTCATTCCTTTGTATCCCTCCGCGGCCACGAACAAATTATTCACGAAGCCAAAACTACTCACTAGACGCATCGACCTGTGCatgccccccctccccgggcCAAACGGGCATGGTGCTGCGGGGCTGAAACGGGCGCACGCTCGACCGtttggcaggcaggcaggcagacgccgtcgtcgttgacggattgaaagagagagaagaagaggaagaagaagaagaagaagaagaaagaggaGAGGGGCCAGCGTTCGTCATCTCTCGCCGCGCGCTCCGAGATAGCTCTAGCAATGGCCAAGCACCACGAGCCGCTCAAGGCCCTCGCGCCCATTGACTGGGCcgacgtgccgccgcaggacgacgggctcgacgggtTCCTCAACGGCGTCTTtgccgaggcgcaggtcgtcgtcgactcgatcccctcaacgacgacgacgacgagcagcggcagcggcgccacgaCCACCGGCggacgcgcccgcgcgcagaccgactcggccgtcttttacaacgcagcagcagcagcagcggcggcggcggcggcggccaaggatccgtcgtcgtcgtcgtcatcggcagcccagcagcagctgcgcaaggagTGGAAGGAGGTCAAGGTCAACCCGCGCGACAACccgctcggcatcgccgtctacaagctcgccggcaaggacggccGCGGGGCCTGGTTcgcgcgccgcagcgtcCACGAGGGCCTGCCCTTCGACCGCTGGAGGGCCGGCCTGGAGCGCGAGTTCGCCGAGACGATGAAGGTCCAGGGGTCGCCGGGGAGCGGCAACAtccgcggcatcggcgccgacagGAGCGTCGAGCACAAGGCCATAGACGGCGCGGGCCACTTGAGCGGTTCGTATATACCCCAAGAGGGATGACAAACAGGCAAGCGACGGTATTCTCAAGGGCCTCCTCGGCTGACGTGCGTCTACTTCCTACAGTCTTTCAGCTCTCCGCCCAGTTCCCCgggccgacctcgccgcgaGACTTCatcaccctcctcctcaccaccGATGCCGTCCCGGGAAGACCGCAGCCACcggcacagcagcagcagcagcaacagcagcgaGAGCACCACGGTCGTCGTCCCCTGCGCCAGTACATGGTCGTTTCCAAGCCGTGCACGCATCCGGGTTGTCCGCCTCGCCAGGGCATCATCCGCGGCCAGTACGAGTCGGTCGAGATCATCAGGGAGGTCCCCAGCgagggcatggcggccaagCGCTCCTTCTCGCACGCCGACCTCACGTCCGACGATGCTACCCGGCGGGTGAGCTTCGCCaagccgccctcgggcgacggcgatgacggcggcgacgacgaaggcgcTCCCCGCGCAGTCGAATGGCTCATGGTGACGAGGAGCgaccccggcggcagcgtcccGCGCTTCATGATCGAGAAGggcacgccgccgggcatcgtgggcgacgcTGGCAAGTTTCTCAAGTGGCTCACTGCCATGGACCCTTCTCAGGCCTCGGAGTCGGGCGCCGTCCAACGCAACGGAGGAGAGAAGCAGAATCTGTCCCCGtccgacgcgcgcgcgaggacATCAAACCAGCAACAGACCAGCGGTGCCGCCAGCCGCACACAAGGAGGCGCGGCCACCGctgacggcaacgacgactacgacgaggGAATccccagcagcaacggcatATACGGCATCATTGCGGGCGCATTCGGGGCCGCCACGTCGGTCGCGTACGGCCTGCGCCAGCAGTTTAGCAGTCCCCTCGGATTCAGCACCAGCCAGGAAAGCGTCacagaagaagacgaggccaGCAAGCGGGCAGACGCGGCGgaagccgacgagggcgacggcgacaacggctCCGAGAGCGacgcgtcctcgacgcaCAGCTTCAGCTCCGCCATGGAGCGGTACATGACGGCGGACatgggcggcgacagcgtcgccggcagccACTCGGACGAGTCGCGGTCGCAGAGCAAggcggccaacggcggcagcagtagcagcaacCCCCTCGAcaaggagctgctcaagctcACGGAGCGGCGCCGCAAGCTCGACGAAAACTACGCCCGGATGCAGGAGCGGCTGGAGAGCCGGCGgcaggacggcaaggacaaggacgcggtggcgctggccaaggcgcgcgAGAAGCACGACcgcgagctggccaagcagGAGGCCAAGTACCGGCGCGAGATGcgcaagctcgaggagaagcgcgagagcgaggagcgcaaggccgaggcccgccggcgcaagacggccgagcgcgaggacagggccgccctgcagctcgagctcgaccgcgcccgcgccgaccgcgacgtcgcccgcaagcagctcgagctgctgcagggccaggtcggcgagctgcagcgcgagaACACgatgctcgtcgcccgcctcggccgcctcggcgccatcaacAACAGGGAGgactcggcctcgtcccgcGAGCTGTCGGTCAAGAGCCTCGGCAAGTCGGACAGAGCGCTGTCGTCGTAGACATGTGTGAGGGAaaagggggaagggggggggggacgctggggaagaagggcaaggaaacaacagcagcagcggcagcagagTCAAGGGGGCTTTCCGTCTGCATCGTGAATCCGACAGCGGTCACGGGGGTTCTCGGACGAGATGCAAACGCACGCACACAACACAAAGCATGTCATGGGCATCGGCAACGGCGGGGTGTTTCTGGCGTCCAGGATGGTCTATATTCTTCTATTTATCCTGTCTTTTTGTTTCGAATGAATCGTATCTGGGGCCACATCCGCCTTTTATATCTTCAAAACGTAAGCCTCTCACGGCTCGTCTTCCCACCCAGCAGTGAGAAGCCTCGAGACACAGGCATCGTGTGACTGCAGTGCCGCCTTGACCGTTGAGACGGCTTGAGCGAGctcgggcgaggaggcatTGCACctggccaacgccgccgagcctcGCACCACGCGCGTGCAGATGGCAAAGACGTCCGGGTTGGACGCCCACCCCAGGGGCCCGTCCTcgcgcctcgccagcctcgccagttccgcgacgccgccgacgagccagccgTCCAGCCTCGCCAggggctcctcgtcgccgttccAGCGCAGGCTCTCAAACGCCCCGGCCCAGCGGTCCGCCTCccggacctcgtcgacgaagaggttctgctcctccaccacgAAGAGCGAGTCGTCGAactcgagggcgcgggcgagctcttCCCCGGCGGGCCGCCACGCGGCTGCGTCCCGGGCGTGGGTGCCGCAGTGGCCGACCAGCCGGCTGGCGACCTCGGTCCTGAAGCGCGGGCCGTCGTCCCCCAGCTTCGCGGCCAGCCAGACGAgcaggcgggaggcggcctcCATGGGCACGAGCGactcgccgaggatggcggtCGCTGAGGCGCAGGCCATCTCacgcacctcgtcgtcgtcgtcattcAGGGCGTCGTAtacggcgaggagcgcggaGAGGTGTTCCTCGGGCGCGTGAGCATCGccgggggcagcggcggcggcggcggcggcggcgtggaaTGCGCGAAGCGACTCGACAGCCGCAAAGCGCGTGTCAAACGTCTGCGACGAGTTagcccatgccatgctggCGCTTCCGTTGCTGGCTGTGTGCAAACCTTGTCGTCCAGACCGGCATCCGCCATCATCAGGCCCCAGTCATGTACGCTGACCTTGGAGGCATCCCGACTCCTCCTCAGAGCCGCCACTATGCTTCCACTAGCTCTGATGACGGCATTCGCCAGGGCTGGGTTGAGGGGCTGCGACGACAGCGTAGACCATAGCTCGATGAGACGACCTGTCGGTAGGGCCTGTGCCTCATTGCGCCGgagaagctcgtcaacgATATCGGCGAGGTTCTGAATCGCGACGACCTGGGCTTCCATGAGCCTCGTCTTCAGGCACACATCGATGTACAGCGCgctgagctcggcgagggtTTCTCGCGGCGACGTAGCCACGTCCCATAGACCAGGGAGAGTCTCCAGGCCCGTCACGGAGCAGTCCGCGGCAGGGCTTTGGTCCAAGAGCAGTTGCCTTATGCGACGGACGGGATGGCTTCCAGTTGCGGCGTCGTGCATCGCGTATATGATCTGCTGGTGCCTCAGCAGCGCGGACCCGCTGTTGATCGGCATCGTGACCGTGATCGGGAGGAGGGCTTGGGAACTCGACCTCGAGACGACCCAGATGAGATTGACCACGGCCAAGTAGGCAGCTGAGATTTCGGGACAGTTGGGGAATTTAGTATCCACAGACGCCAAAGTGAGAAACTCAACAAGTTCCTCGAGATCAACTAGAAAGTCGTGAGTGACATGTTCTCCGCCGATGACTTTTTGACCTCCTTACCCCTGAGTTGATCCAATGCGACCTCGCTGAGGCGCTCAATGACGAACTTTAGCGCCAAAAGGACGCCGTGGATGTGATTCTGTCGATCCCCCGTCCTCGAAGAGACTGCGTCTCGAAAGATGCTCCTGATTGTCTGCAGCCACTTGTCGTGCAGCAGACACGATGTGAGGGTCCGGGCGGCCAGCTCTCGCACGTGCCAGACGGGACTCGACAAGTAGACGGCGACGTGGACCTGTATCTCGTCGCGAAGCAGCTCCGGAggtccggcgcggcggatgaTGTCCAGCGCCGGGAACaccgactcggcggcggtggacgaggccgtcgccgcggcctgggCCAGCGTCTGGTGCCCCGACTTGAGGAGGTTCCGgaggacggcgggcaggctcGGGTACCGGTGGTAGGCGATCCtgttggccttgccgtcCCACCCGGCCTCGATCATGGATTTGCTCTCCTGCGAGCCGAACAGGCAGTCGATGAGGCTGCGCAGGAAGATGAGCCCGCAGTTGCGGATGGCCCAGACCTCGGACCGCAGCCCGCTCGCCGCAAGCTCCAGGCACTGCGGGAGATAGCCCTCCGACTTGTTGCCCATCGAGGTCAGCATCGAGTTCTTGAAGATGTCTTTGAGGCAGTTGTATGCATGAACCTGGGGAAGGTTAgagccgtccgtctcggcgacgcgcgctTCTCTGCGCGCAATGCCCATGAGCTCCTCCATGACACGCTCAAAGGAAGGGTGGCTGGCGTTGGCGGAGAGGATGCCCGTCATCAACGAAGGTATGCCGGCAGATCTCCGAGTGGTGGACGCTTGCGTGAAGATGGCATTCATGGTCCCCTGATACCAACAGTCGAGCAGCACCGCGCCCTGCTTCACATGCTTTGCGTTTTGGCAGCACGTGGCAAAGGTCAGGGCTACCGTTGTGAACGCGCCCCGGTGTCGCAAGTTGACAAGCTCCTTGAAAGTGAGGTTTCCGATACTCTCAAAAGTCTCTGGGTCCGGTATTAGAAAGCCCTCCCGCGACCCATTGCGGAAGGATAAGATCATGGTTCGCATGAGATTGCTAATCACCAGTCAGATATTTACGGGCATTCAGGCAAGCAACATCGCCCATGAAGCTTACCTGGACTCGTGGACGGCACGAAAGCTGAAGCTCAACAACCCCTTGGTGTCGAGgccctccatgtcctccAGCTCCTGTGGTAAGTGGCCCTCGGGTGAGTCGTCGCAAAGGACATCCTTGACGGCATCCCAGACCCTACTGCAGCATGACACGAGCCTAGACTGCAAGGCTTGGACGGCTGTGAGATCAGCATCGGCAAGCTCGAGTTCCGAGACCACTTGCCAAATGTGGTTCAGCGAGGATATATCGCCGTGCAAGGGGGCTTCCAGAACGGCGCGGCCAAGGTCGGTCTCGGCCATCGACGTCTTGCGGCTAAGCTCGTCAATCATCTTGGCCAAGAACGCCACCTGCTTCTCACCCGTGTCCAAGAACCGAAATACCAGCTGCCAGGCTCTCGACGCCCCGTCCGAGTGGTCGGCCCTGGAAGTCCTCTGCGCAAGGTTCTCTGCCCGTTGTGCAACCTTGACCAGAGTTTCCGAAACGCGCCGGCCACTGGTACTGGTCTCGTGGCCCGAAAGGACAAAGTGACGGTACCTGTCGTCGGCATATATCCGTTTCAAGACCATGGCAGACATGTCTCTTACGTCATCGAAGGGGTCCATGAGCAGGTCAAACAGCGCTCGCGCCCACCTGTCGTCGAAGAGATCGAAAAAGAGAACTtggtcgtcggccgtctcccACGCCTTGCCCGCTTCTCCTTCTAGGCGAGTGATGAACATGAGCGCCTTGAGGGACGCGACGTGCCTCTGGTAagatgccgtcggcgtcagtTCGCTGCAGAGAAAGCCGATGTACCACCGTAAGAACTTCTCATGGTAGCCGAGGCAGTGCACAAGCTGAGCCTCTGGGAGCGTGATGAGATTGGAGCGATAGAGGATCGGTTGAGAGGCaatgtcggcgtcggcggccgccaagtTTGCCTTGCGGGCCTTTGCTCGGACACGAGGTATGCTTCGCTTCAAGACATGGATGGCGCCCCGTACTCGCTTGAACATGTCTCGAATTTTGCCCGCGATTTCCATGCGGAatttggcgtcggcgtcggtaAAGAACGCGCCAAGGTGCTTCCGCAGCAGCTCCAAGGCCGCAAACGAGTAGGGCCTTGTggtggacggcgacgtgATGAGCAAAGACATTGCCAAAGCGCGGACTTCATGCGACGGGTGCGCCAACACTCGGTCCAACGTCTTTTCTTGGACTGTGATCGATTCGGTGTCCTGAGAGTCATCGCCCCCAAGAGCTGTGACATTGTTAGACTCACGTACGCTGATTCTATCAGAAGGTCCCTCCTTACCTggttcctcgacgaggccgaccttCTTCCCGGCTTCCAGAGCGgcaagctgcagcagggcagGCATGTCAAGGTCCAAGCTCGCCGCACCAGCGACGGCCTTGTCCTCATTCATCATGCCAAGAAACCGCAGCGCCTCGGACCGATCCGCTTTCAAGAGTGGCAAGAAGATGTAGTTCTTGATAGACTCGAGTAGCGTTGGTTCCTCAGTTGCAAAGTCCAGGAGCCACTTGTACCATGTCTTCATGCTTGGGACACTTGTTTCGCTGTCGGCCCCCCGATGCCAGTATCGGTATACAGAGACGATGAACTTGCCTGCCGTGGGGCAGACAAAGtgcagccgcagccaacGAAAGAGGTCGACCATGAACAGCCTCCAGACTTCTACGTCGTCCCTGTCAGCTGGTCTAGGCTTGTGGCTCTCGTAACAGGACCGGATATCGCCGAGAGTAAAGACCCCCCTTGTTAGAAAGTGATCGAGAGACTTGATAGCCGACTTGGCCACAGGCTTCGTGGAGCGCCCGGTGACAACGGAGATGAGGTCATCGAGGAGGGACTGTCTTGTTGCGAGTGCACTTTCTTGCTGGGGGTTCTTCTTGATGAGTTGCACAAccaggtcgaggacgagcttcATGGACCGGTGCTGATCAGATTCGTTCCAGTCCATGAAGAAGTTGAAGAGCCTGAGGGTGACGTTGTGAGAGAAGGCCCATCTCCTCAGATCCTCCGATTCAGCCTTGGTTGACTGCTCCACAAGACCGCATAGTCTCACGCAGGCCTGCCCGGAAACCGACTTTGGCTGGCCTGCTTCACCGAGCAGCTGATCGAACAGAGCAGCGGCACATCTGCCTTGCCATTAGCATCGGATTCCCACTCTACGGACAACGagaacacacacacacaccttGTCTGTGTCTCTGGGTCTTTTGTTGTCTCAAGCCATTTAATCAGCTGCGCTGGGTTGGCCAGCAGACCTGCTGCCGCTTGTTGGAGGGGCTCACTCTCCATGACTTGGGGAGAGTCGAGGCGTGGAGGGTCTTCCTGCTCGGTTTGTCTGTCATATCATAACCAATGTGCATGCCATTGCCCGATATGAGAATTCACGTCAAGTTTTCTCCTTGGCCTCTCACACGAACCCGCGATGAACGACCATGTCGCCGACGTTGCGGTTGAAGGTCATCACGTGGCGCTCCACGTGAGAAAAATTTGCCCTGCGCGCGCACCAACCCCGCCAATCCAGATGTGGCGGAAAGGAGGGCCCACAGCCGAGCGCCGAAAAAACCACCAAAATCCCCATCCCGCCCAGCGTACGAAATTCCTCCAACAACCAGATACGTCCTGACCACCATTAGATACCCGTTGAATCTATTGGGAGACTGCCAAAATGTCGAAGATCACAGTCGGTAAGCAGCGA belongs to Purpureocillium takamizusanense chromosome 1, complete sequence and includes:
- the SIP3 gene encoding SNF1-interacting protein (EggNog:ENOG503NWG8~COG:T~TransMembrane:2 (o1127-1146i1158-1176o)) → MSKAAGAQVIAQQPMDRGIPVGLNEAALDSPTFRASAAHFAEQIDALEKWLNGYVSSTSRLVHDILALEESINTFLAKTMPSAADGIIENDYAFLALKRVGDGQRECWMQTLSTMKKMDGLVIEPIRAFLGGDLRNFKEIRRILETTQRAYDATLARYVGQSKTKEPSSLREDAFSVYENRKVYIQASMDYCQLAPQLRFTLDKLLVKVCNEMWKEMKRSTDAASNATRWGREMDRVRGWSKEMELSEGVFKRELQNARRELGETTFEEFKPSRELDDYSTSTVPYLGSRGPVNMRVKDQTAVISEKQGWLFLRIITGKPVRYSWVRRWYYCREGVFGWLTPGPQGVLQGDEIGVLLCNAKPAVGEDRRFCFEVKTKNQTMMLQAETQRELMEWMEVFEVTKKKAFEASMTRDSNPLSSSVDPAFSITPPSAPEFSAKAIDNPVGVPDEAGPGFERSATLGVPGGQEGSRQSMDANSTLNRRSFTALGKDLATREEGESGREHAARIIQKLDLHRKTTFGAGVEPGPATPANPGGGIASLISASHNLLPVHPSLTSASSKQSSSGFMLTLDNVPGSLAPPTLARPPTMTHLSRTAVVVAGERGSITSSRKLPTSIVANFWGSNVWATMNAPEQPVLPRLDDDDPIGVVVPESSQTSLGKAAEEQADRPFPRNYPPELRAQNAQFRLLFPDAPPGERLVLVFRAAWTSSMERDSPNETLSGEGRIFVTPDNMYFYSQQMGLVTAYSIHLDIITEVTTAAGKDCDFIFLHLGQDTNETGYTRITLKVFLDDLNLLHTRLNFLIDNLQAEEPLNTEGLISALVNVDRDEFDKPSPSADSWEEVSSTTPIDDGTSFGRPVGRHHGHQHHHHHGYHQLGHHAHVGTSKPRLRLSQKLHLPSQPVEYEPEGMAEMAADRHFEISAKACFHVLFGDKSFVFPKLYFERRAQQIAQGPWVLVDQGRMRRDFHFKVDYVDMLGRSKSEDVDDCQTIDVYSDHVTYVVTHTKTAWHLPHSRSFKVVTKIVITHVAKSKCKLAIFVGIDWSKAPALSKNLVERQALHDAANDAEELAELATDQVRKLGPRSRTNRAIQVYGHVGQQTQVVLFSPAATDSTKKQAISPRTLTAMLLETVRSFAESAVSSLIMWAFAALKKLFGVISAQRVILLLLGLSALVNVLLTSTESSTWWKERSAARFMRTMGVAPNPMMSRAIYFADLDRASGAAGNEPTFPANSTCFETYKELLDATAMDAPWEDAGAALTSSSSRATARRLRRTRQRLGSYRHDLLVAMRVVNSIEREMLQSEWENWLINEKSLCDGLDSLLEKGRPRGADKAARDGSSTQKVLGSLDKGKKEALEEWRKGHCGSCRRDLEAVMKERMVNHL
- a CDS encoding uncharacterized protein (COG:S~EggNog:ENOG503NYTU), with the translated sequence MAKHHEPLKALAPIDWADVPPQDDGLDGFLNGVFAEAQVVVDSIPSTTTTTSSGSGATTTGGRARAQTDSAVFYNAAAAAAAAAAAAKDPSSSSSSAAQQQLRKEWKEVKVNPRDNPLGIAVYKLAGKDGRGAWFARRSVHEGLPFDRWRAGLEREFAETMKVQGSPGSGNIRGIGADRSVEHKAIDGAGHLSVFQLSAQFPGPTSPRDFITLLLTTDAVPGRPQPPAQQQQQQQQREHHGRRPLRQYMVVSKPCTHPGCPPRQGIIRGQYESVEIIREVPSEGMAAKRSFSHADLTSDDATRRVSFAKPPSGDGDDGGDDEGAPRAVEWLMVTRSDPGGSVPRFMIEKGTPPGIVGDAGKFLKWLTAMDPSQASESGAVQRNGGEKQNLSPSDARARTSNQQQTSGAASRTQGGAATADGNDDYDEGIPSSNGIYGIIAGAFGAATSVAYGLRQQFSSPLGFSTSQESVTEEDEASKRADAAEADEGDGDNGSESDASSTHSFSSAMERYMTADMGGDSVAGSHSDESRSQSKAANGGSSSSNPLDKELLKLTERRRKLDENYARMQERLESRRQDGKDKDAVALAKAREKHDRELAKQEAKYRREMRKLEEKRESEERKAEARRRKTAEREDRAALQLELDRARADRDVARKQLELLQGQVGELQRENTMLVARLGRLGAINNREDSASSRELSVKSLGKSDRALSS
- a CDS encoding uncharacterized protein (COG:S~EggNog:ENOG503NYTU), giving the protein MTNRQATVFSRASSADVRLLPTVFQLSAQFPGPTSPRDFITLLLTTDAVPGRPQPPAQQQQQQQQREHHGRRPLRQYMVVSKPCTHPGCPPRQGIIRGQYESVEIIREVPSEGMAAKRSFSHADLTSDDATRRVSFAKPPSGDGDDGGDDEGAPRAVEWLMVTRSDPGGSVPRFMIEKGTPPGIVGDAGKFLKWLTAMDPSQASESGAVQRNGGEKQNLSPSDARARTSNQQQTSGAASRTQGGAATADGNDDYDEGIPSSNGIYGIIAGAFGAATSVAYGLRQQFSSPLGFSTSQESVTEEDEASKRADAAEADEGDGDNGSESDASSTHSFSSAMERYMTADMGGDSVAGSHSDESRSQSKAANGGSSSSNPLDKELLKLTERRRKLDENYARMQERLESRRQDGKDKDAVALAKAREKHDRELAKQEAKYRREMRKLEEKRESEERKAEARRRKTAEREDRAALQLELDRARADRDVARKQLELLQGQVGELQRENTMLVARLGRLGAINNREDSASSRELSVKSLGKSDRALSS
- a CDS encoding uncharacterized protein (EggNog:ENOG503NXN0~BUSCO:EOG09260OZU~COG:D) codes for the protein MESEPLQQAAAGLLANPAQLIKWLETTKDPETQTRCAAALFDQLLGEAGQPKSVSGQACVRLCGLVEQSTKAESEDLRRWAFSHNVTLRLFNFFMDWNESDQHRSMKLVLDLVVQLIKKNPQQESALATRQSLLDDLISVVTGRSTKPVAKSAIKSLDHFLTRGVFTLGDIRSCYESHKPRPADRDDVEVWRLFMVDLFRWLRLHFVCPTAGKFIVSVYRYWHRGADSETSVPSMKTWYKWLLDFATEEPTLLESIKNYIFLPLLKADRSEALRFLGMMNEDKAVAGAASLDLDMPALLQLAALEAGKKVGLVEEPALGGDDSQDTESITVQEKTLDRVLAHPSHEVRALAMSLLITSPSTTRPYSFAALELLRKHLGAFFTDADAKFRMEIAGKIRDMFKRVRGAIHVLKRSIPRVRAKARKANLAAADADIASQPILYRSNLITLPEAQLVHCLGYHEKFLRWYIGFLCSELTPTASYQRHVASLKALMFITRLEGEAGKAWETADDQVLFFDLFDDRWARALFDLLMDPFDDVRDMSAMVLKRIYADDRYRHFVLSGHETSTSGRRVSETLVKVAQRAENLAQRTSRADHSDGASRAWQLVFRFLDTGEKQVAFLAKMIDELSRKTSMAETDLGRAVLEAPLHGDISSLNHIWQVVSELELADADLTAVQALQSRLVSCCSRVWDAVKDVLCDDSPEGHLPQELEDMEGLDTKGLLSFSFRAVHESSNLMRTMILSFRNGSREGFLIPDPETFESIGNLTFKELVNLRHRGAFTTVALTFATCCQNAKHVKQGAVLLDCWYQGTMNAIFTQASTTRRSAGIPSLMTGILSANASHPSFERVMEELMGIARREARVAETDGSNLPQVHAYNCLKDIFKNSMLTSMGNKSEGYLPQCLELAASGLRSEVWAIRNCGLIFLRSLIDCLFGSQESKSMIEAGWDGKANRIAYHRYPSLPAVLRNLLKSGHQTLAQAAATASSTAAESVFPALDIIRRAGPPELLRDEIQVHVAVYLSSPVWHVRELAARTLTSCLLHDKWLQTIRSIFRDAVSSRTGDRQNHIHGVLLALKFVIERLSEVALDQLRVDLEELVEFLTLASVDTKFPNCPEISAAYLAVVNLIWVVSRSSSQALLPITVTMPINSGSALLRHQQIIYAMHDAATGSHPVRRIRQLLLDQSPAADCSVTGLETLPGLWDVATSPRETLAELSALYIDVCLKTRLMEAQVVAIQNLADIVDELLRRNEAQALPTGRLIELWSTLSSQPLNPALANAVIRASGSIVAALRRSRDASKVSVHDWGLMMADAGLDDKVCTQPATEAPAWHGLTRRRRLTRALRLSSRFAHSTPPPPPPPLPPAMLTRPRNTSPRSSPYTTP